The Nitrospiraceae bacterium genome segment ACAGCCGCTAACTCCGGATGGATCCACTGGGCAGGGATGACCGTCAGCAGTTCGTTCAACCGGATGGGAGCCGAAGCAAACGTCAGCGCAACGGTCGGTTGGGCCGACATCAACCCGGAGAGGCTCGCTTTTCCGGACAGCGCGAGTTTTCCCGCTTTTCCGGAGAGATCGGACAAGAGTACGTCGTATCCGGCAACGCCGGGCTGAGCTCTGACGGTGCCACTCAGATTGATCGTCCCTTTCAGCTGTTCCGGCAGCGGGCGAGGCCCGAAGAAATCCGCAAGGTCGCGAAGATTGAGATTGGCTGCTTCCATACTCCCGTCAAATTGCAGCACGAGCTGTGATGGAGCATTCGTCGTGAGAGAAGGTTGCTCGACACGAGCTATCCTGCCGGCGAGAGACGCTGCAGACACGCCGGTCTCTCCGGAATGGACGGCCGAGACATGTACGTCAGCCTGTCCCTGTTCGGCCCAGATTCTGAGGGCAGCTTCCACTGATTCGAGCTTGATCGAGCGTGGGCCGTCCGGACGTGCCTCGTCGATGATAGTGACCGTCCCGTTCACCAGCATCGCTTCTCGAATACGAAACATCCGGCTCATCATCTGTAACGCATCCTGGTCTGTGGCTGCCCCTTGGACAACCTGATCGAGCACATTCCAATGCCCGGTTTGATCCCGGCGGAGCGTCAGGGTCGGTTCTTCGATGACCAACCGTTTTCCCACCACTTGCTTACGAAGTAGCGGCAAGAGACGCAGAACGAGATCCACCTTTTTGGCCGCCAACACAACCTGATCAGATTGCCGTTCGTGGATGCCGACCTGGGTCAGTTCGAGACGAATGTTCGGAAACAAAACGAATTTGATCCGGTGGACGTCGATCTTACGTCCCAGATTCTGTTCCAGCTGCTCCAGGAAGAATTGCTTCAGGTAGTCGTCGCCCGTCAGGAACGGCGAAAAGAGAAGAAAAGACACACCGGCGATGAGAAGGAGGGCAAAGAGGATAACGAGAACGCTCGGTCGGGACACTCACGCTCCGTAGACAAATCACAACCAACGCTATGCCATCTTACCGAATCACTTATATGAAATCCACCAAGTCTGCGTCCTCACAGGGATTTTTCTCGTTTTGATCCGCCGAGACCGCACTGGTGATGGCCCGCGAGAGGGGGTATAATCCTGCGCCGATTCCGATAGAGTGTTCGCTATCCAATTCATCGTGATGACTGCCCCCACCGCTTCTGCCACGAAGATCCGTTGGATCATCCTTGCACTCCTCTTCCTCGTGAGCATGGTGACCTATATCGATCGCGTAAACATTTCTGTAACAGCAAGGCAGATGATGCCGGCGTATGGGCTCACGGACCAGGAGATGGGGCTGATCTTTTCATCGTTCGTTATCGGGTATGCCCTCTTTCAGATCCCGGGCGGATGGTTGGCGGATCGATGCGGGACCAGGGTCGTCCTCACACTCGCACTGATCTGGTGGTCGGTATGTACCGCGCTGACCGCCATAGCCGCCACCACGTCCCTTGTCGCCTTGTTCGGCATTGTCGGCGCATTAGCCGTCGTCCGAGGCAGCTTGGGTGTCGGCGAAGCGGTCGCACTTCCCGCGTTCAATCGGGCAGTGGCCGACTGGTTGCCGGCCGGCTCGCGCGGGTTCGGTATCGGTATGGCGATCGGGGGCATCGGGCTCGGATCGGCCATCACCCCACCGCTCGCGGCCTGGATCATGGTGAATTGGCGATGGCAGACGGTCTTCTATCTTGCCTCACTGATGGGACTAGGCATGGCATTGCTCTGGTGGATCGTCGCAAGAAATCATCCGCATGAACATCCCTGGACGAACGAGGCGGAACGAGCCTTGATCCCACGAGTCGCTGCACCGGGATTATTTCTTGCTGTACCCTGGAGAGTCTTTGCGCGGAGCCCCACATTGTTGTGGCTTGTCGCTAGCTACACCTGTCTCGGCTATCTCGCATACATTTACAT includes the following:
- a CDS encoding MFS transporter; translation: MTAPTASATKIRWIILALLFLVSMVTYIDRVNISVTARQMMPAYGLTDQEMGLIFSSFVIGYALFQIPGGWLADRCGTRVVLTLALIWWSVCTALTAIAATTSLVALFGIVGALAVVRGSLGVGEAVALPAFNRAVADWLPAGSRGFGIGMAIGGIGLGSAITPPLAAWIMVNWRWQTVFYLASLMGLGMALLWWIVARNHPHEHPWTNEAERALIPRVAAPGLFLAVPWRVFARSPTLLWLVASYTCLGYLAYIYMSWFYLYLVNVRGFDLLRGGLYAAAPFLVMLVFCPLGGWMTDRLATRYGVRNGRVWAGMTGMGLAGLTVALGGYVDSPWLAVASLSLGAGWLYFAVGAYWASTTDLSKTYAGTLSGLMNTGANLGGALSPTVTPWLADHWGWPVSLLVAALIALAGALMWLRIDPGKGLEARG